From a region of the Posidoniimonas polymericola genome:
- a CDS encoding sensor histidine kinase, with protein MNTDSQNTGMAMSVSAKIGIGFAIVLLLHLSIVVVGHYGLQQAEENRITHERLRSRVESLYQLDHTVGELQRNVLLYAFSGYQGTEQRVVALQNQLYTLLEAAENNAGEDEIGASVLASMRRRLDTHRHIYESVVTDRAHRRTLVDDRLRGLADQIRGALANPTRDSVNDAEVRRAESLFLSAQIKMMQFVHSPDSARVHGAKQDLADCRRVLGALASAGLTADDPGARALSLLDVFETEFLRMVQVTRGYLHLVNVVLAGEAQEFLRLADDARLRSSARADELSARMAAESGSFRRANNLFSAITIALGLLASYLIGRNVAPPLNAITTTLDKLAKGIKCKHIPGLGRRDELGRLAAAAQVFKDKAEQTESLLVEVTHMKELERQLAHSQKLESVGQLAAGIAHEINTPLQCVTNNIQYLKRACDGMLEVVGSCETLLASDGPNEEEARRLRAMLDDRARSMARTEIPEAVVEASDAVGRVVEIVHAMRCMSHPGTAELKPVDLNSVVQNSVKISRNHWKEQAEVSLDLEDGLPQPLAQSSELSQVILNLLVNAADAIGETRGQRDPLGKITVTTRSVCRHVVVEVSDTGAGIPDELKQRVFDPFFTTKEVGKGSGQGLALAYNVVVKRLQGTLGVESREGEGAKFTIRIPIASHQDDPDPGWVVEPAANA; from the coding sequence ATGAACACCGACTCGCAAAACACCGGCATGGCGATGAGCGTTTCGGCAAAGATCGGGATCGGCTTCGCGATTGTGCTGCTGCTGCACCTGTCGATCGTGGTGGTGGGGCACTACGGCCTCCAGCAGGCGGAGGAAAACCGTATCACGCACGAGCGGCTGCGTTCCCGGGTCGAGTCGCTCTACCAGCTGGACCACACCGTTGGCGAGCTGCAGCGGAACGTTCTGCTCTACGCGTTTAGTGGCTACCAGGGCACCGAGCAGCGCGTTGTCGCTTTGCAAAACCAGTTGTACACCCTGCTTGAGGCCGCAGAGAACAACGCCGGCGAGGACGAGATCGGCGCCTCGGTGCTGGCGTCGATGCGGCGTCGGCTCGACACCCACCGACATATCTACGAGTCGGTGGTGACCGACCGCGCCCACCGCCGGACGCTGGTGGACGACCGGCTGCGCGGCCTCGCCGATCAGATCCGCGGCGCGCTCGCCAACCCCACACGCGACAGCGTCAATGACGCCGAGGTCCGCAGGGCCGAGTCGCTGTTCCTCTCGGCGCAGATCAAGATGATGCAGTTCGTGCACAGCCCCGACTCGGCCCGCGTGCACGGCGCCAAGCAGGACCTGGCAGACTGCCGACGGGTCCTGGGAGCGTTAGCGTCCGCCGGCCTGACGGCCGACGACCCGGGCGCACGCGCCCTCTCGCTGCTCGACGTGTTCGAAACCGAGTTCCTCCGCATGGTGCAGGTGACACGCGGCTACCTGCACCTGGTGAACGTGGTGCTGGCCGGCGAGGCCCAGGAGTTCCTCCGCCTGGCAGACGACGCCCGGCTGAGGAGTTCGGCCCGTGCCGACGAGCTGTCCGCCCGGATGGCGGCCGAGAGCGGCAGCTTCCGCCGGGCGAACAACCTGTTCTCCGCGATCACGATCGCTCTGGGGCTGCTGGCCTCGTATCTGATCGGGCGCAATGTCGCGCCCCCGCTCAATGCGATCACCACCACCCTCGACAAGCTCGCCAAGGGAATTAAGTGCAAGCACATCCCCGGGCTCGGCCGCCGCGACGAGCTGGGCAGGCTGGCCGCTGCTGCCCAGGTGTTCAAGGACAAAGCGGAGCAGACCGAGAGCCTGCTTGTCGAGGTCACCCACATGAAGGAGCTCGAGCGGCAGCTTGCCCATTCACAAAAGCTCGAGTCGGTGGGGCAGCTGGCGGCCGGCATCGCCCACGAGATCAACACGCCGCTGCAGTGCGTCACTAACAATATCCAGTACCTGAAGCGCGCCTGCGACGGCATGCTTGAGGTAGTCGGCAGCTGCGAGACCCTGCTCGCCAGCGACGGGCCGAACGAGGAAGAAGCCCGCCGGCTCCGCGCGATGCTCGACGACCGCGCGCGGTCGATGGCGCGAACCGAAATCCCCGAGGCCGTAGTCGAGGCGTCCGACGCGGTCGGTCGGGTGGTCGAGATTGTTCACGCGATGCGGTGCATGTCGCACCCCGGGACCGCCGAGCTCAAACCGGTCGACCTCAACAGTGTGGTCCAGAATTCGGTGAAGATCTCTCGCAACCACTGGAAGGAGCAGGCGGAGGTAAGTCTGGACCTGGAGGACGGGCTGCCCCAGCCGCTCGCGCAGAGTTCGGAGCTCAGCCAGGTGATTCTCAACCTGCTGGTCAACGCCGCCGACGCCATCGGCGAGACCCGCGGCCAGCGGGACCCGCTGGGCAAGATCACGGTCACCACCCGCAGCGTCTGCCGGCACGTCGTGGTCGAGGTGAGCGACACCGGCGCTGGCATCCCCGATGAACTCAAGCAGCGGGTGTTCGACCCCTTCTTCACCACCAAGGAGGTCGGTAAGGGGAGCGGACAAGGGCTGGCGCTGGCCTACAACGTGGTAGTGAAGCGGCTCCAGGGGACGCTCGGCGTAGAGTCTCGGGAAGGGGAGGGCGCTAAGTTCACCATCCGTATCCCAATCGCGAGCCACCAGGACGACCCCGACCCCGGCTGGGTGGTCGAGCCGGCCGCCAACGCCTGA
- a CDS encoding 3-keto-disaccharide hydrolase: protein MLRTSAVAGLSLALAFTSAVLADHHLDGESESGAVISLFDGTSLDAWKGYKTPGPPKGWVIEDGVLVHRSGGVDLVTKETFSDFELAFEWKIAAGGNSGVIYRCDETEDAPYMTGPEFQVLDNESWGIDPFDPHAAGSLYGLFSVSEKVVKPAGEWNTAKIVVHDGVVEHWVNGKQVVKAEIGGDKWNELVSSTKFNAWKRFGKLSEGHISLQAHNGQDGDVEPVWFRDITIRRLGDK, encoded by the coding sequence ATGCTCCGCACCTCTGCTGTCGCCGGATTGTCCCTCGCTCTGGCCTTCACCTCCGCCGTGCTGGCCGACCATCACCTCGATGGCGAGTCCGAGTCCGGCGCCGTGATTTCCCTGTTCGACGGAACCTCACTCGACGCGTGGAAGGGGTACAAGACTCCCGGGCCGCCCAAGGGCTGGGTTATCGAGGACGGCGTGCTGGTGCACCGCTCCGGCGGGGTCGACTTGGTGACAAAGGAAACCTTCAGCGACTTCGAGCTGGCGTTCGAGTGGAAGATTGCCGCGGGCGGCAACTCCGGCGTGATCTACCGCTGCGACGAGACAGAAGACGCCCCGTACATGACAGGGCCGGAGTTCCAGGTGCTGGACAACGAGTCGTGGGGCATCGACCCCTTCGACCCGCACGCGGCCGGTTCGCTGTACGGACTGTTCAGCGTTTCGGAAAAGGTCGTCAAGCCGGCGGGCGAGTGGAACACGGCGAAGATTGTCGTCCACGACGGGGTGGTCGAGCACTGGGTTAACGGCAAGCAGGTTGTGAAGGCAGAGATCGGCGGCGACAAGTGGAACGAGCTTGTCTCGTCAACCAAGTTCAACGCGTGGAAGCGCTTCGGCAAGCTCTCGGAAGGGCACATCTCTCTGCAGGCCCACAACGGCCAGGACGGCGACGTCGAACCGGTGTGGTTCCGCGACATCACGATCCGCCGGCTGGGCGACAAGTAG
- a CDS encoding arylsulfatase has protein sequence MKSLGVVLLGAAAVVSCCGRVGCSAEPRRPNIIVLITDDQGWGDLSCHGNPVLETPHLDAMASRGATFSRFYVSPVCSPTRASLMTGRYNHRTGVIDTFKGGSMMRPDEVTLAEALKQAGYSTAIFGKWHLGDCYPMRAQDQGFDRAVVFRGGGLGQPSEPPANERRYTNPILYYDGQERQADGYCTDVYFDEAMRFIEQQAENPEPFFAYIATNTPHSPYHDVPDELYQKYKARDLSPVLLGNEKTADTVARVYAMVENIDQNVGRLVSFLDKRDLTNDTLVLYLCDNGPNTPRYAGHRRGMKTDVHDGGIASPLFVNWPGRVAPGTEVDALSAHIDLMPTLLEAASADKPAGVEFDGRSLLPLLEGADVAWPDRKLFIQAHRGLDPLRGHHMTAFDKRWKLVRSSGFQRHTPAPGVGYELYDLRADPTESKNLLKQSPSHARDLRAAYDEWFNEVSKAYAGDYTPPRIVIGAEQEPETVLTWQDWQTTGDNWGTQGYWLLTAPRPAAFRVRVLLESASAGTAELTIGDATHTLPVENAEQEILFPSVEIPAGDASLQFRLVSDGQEVAPYQVYLSKLETASTPQ, from the coding sequence ATGAAGAGCCTAGGTGTCGTCCTGCTCGGAGCAGCGGCTGTCGTATCATGCTGCGGCCGCGTTGGGTGTTCGGCAGAGCCGCGGCGCCCCAACATTATCGTGCTGATCACCGACGACCAGGGCTGGGGCGACCTGTCGTGCCACGGCAATCCGGTGCTCGAAACGCCCCACCTCGACGCGATGGCGTCGCGGGGGGCCACGTTCTCACGGTTCTACGTCTCGCCGGTCTGCTCGCCGACGCGTGCAAGCCTGATGACCGGCAGGTACAACCACCGCACTGGAGTGATCGATACGTTCAAGGGCGGCTCGATGATGCGGCCGGACGAGGTTACCCTCGCCGAGGCCCTCAAGCAGGCGGGCTACTCGACGGCCATCTTTGGCAAGTGGCACCTGGGCGACTGCTACCCTATGCGGGCCCAGGATCAGGGTTTCGACCGCGCGGTCGTTTTCAGGGGCGGCGGTCTCGGCCAACCCTCCGAGCCGCCCGCCAACGAGCGGCGGTACACCAACCCAATCCTCTACTACGACGGCCAAGAGCGGCAGGCCGACGGCTACTGCACCGACGTCTACTTCGATGAAGCGATGCGGTTTATCGAGCAGCAGGCTGAAAACCCAGAGCCGTTCTTCGCGTACATCGCGACCAACACCCCGCACTCGCCGTACCACGACGTCCCCGATGAGCTGTACCAGAAGTACAAAGCGCGGGACCTCAGCCCGGTGTTGCTCGGCAACGAGAAGACCGCCGACACGGTCGCCCGGGTGTACGCGATGGTGGAAAATATCGATCAGAACGTAGGACGCCTAGTCAGCTTTCTCGATAAGCGGGACCTGACCAACGACACCCTGGTGCTCTACCTCTGCGACAATGGCCCGAACACGCCGCGGTATGCCGGCCACCGCCGCGGGATGAAGACCGACGTCCACGACGGCGGCATCGCCAGCCCGCTGTTTGTGAACTGGCCAGGCCGCGTCGCGCCGGGAACCGAGGTCGACGCGTTGTCGGCCCACATCGACCTGATGCCGACGCTGCTAGAAGCCGCCTCGGCCGACAAGCCGGCGGGAGTAGAATTCGACGGGCGCAGCCTGCTGCCGCTGCTCGAAGGAGCGGATGTCGCCTGGCCGGACCGCAAGCTCTTCATCCAGGCCCACCGGGGCCTCGACCCGCTGCGGGGTCACCACATGACGGCGTTCGACAAACGCTGGAAGCTGGTCCGCTCGTCTGGCTTTCAGCGCCACACGCCCGCACCGGGGGTTGGGTACGAGCTGTACGACCTAAGAGCGGACCCGACCGAGAGCAAGAACCTGCTGAAGCAGAGCCCGTCGCACGCCCGCGACCTGCGGGCCGCGTACGACGAGTGGTTCAACGAAGTGTCGAAGGCTTACGCCGGTGACTACACGCCGCCGCGGATCGTGATCGGCGCCGAACAGGAGCCCGAAACGGTGCTCACCTGGCAGGACTGGCAGACCACCGGCGACAACTGGGGTACCCAGGGGTACTGGCTGCTGACCGCGCCCCGGCCCGCTGCGTTCCGCGTCCGGGTGCTGCTTGAGTCGGCGTCGGCGGGCACGGCAGAGCTGACGATCGGCGACGCCACCCACACCCTGCCTGTTGAGAACGCCGAACAAGAAATCCTCTTCCCCTCGGTGGAAATCCCCGCGGGCGACGCGTCGCTGCAATTCCGACTAGTGTCGGACGGACAGGAGGTCGCCCCGTACCAAGTCTACCTGTCGAAGCTTGAAACGGCGTCCACGCCGCAGTAG
- a CDS encoding extracellular solute-binding protein, producing MQEDIRRQAESDLGFKVTFEAHGSAGVLQKASTRPESFDVYEQWSNSIKVLHQANAIQPIEQERIRRWGEINPLSKTGRLSPGMAIGAGDSPHTLLHVQPDGGLADQPTGRLSFLPYVHNVDSFGYNTAQIAAGTPYESESWGWLLDPAHHGKVGLVNEPAIGIFDAALAAKAGGLVDFADLGNMTRDEIDALFEVLIKLKHDGHFSGIWSSVPQSIEFMESGRVAIESMFSPAVSELNGKGIPVRYAAPREGYRGWHGVLCLSSKTEGAALDAAYEYLNWWLEGWPGAYMARQGYYISIPDRAREHLSADEWDYWYEGLPARSALPGADGRTAVPKGDVRSGGSYVERLGNVAVWNTVMDSYEYSLIRWYELLTS from the coding sequence ATGCAAGAAGACATCCGCCGGCAGGCAGAGAGCGACCTCGGGTTCAAGGTCACCTTCGAGGCGCACGGCAGCGCCGGCGTGCTGCAGAAAGCCTCGACCCGGCCGGAAAGCTTCGACGTCTACGAGCAGTGGTCCAACAGTATCAAGGTCCTCCACCAGGCCAACGCGATCCAGCCCATTGAGCAGGAACGGATCCGCCGCTGGGGCGAGATCAATCCGCTCAGCAAGACCGGCCGGCTGAGCCCCGGGATGGCCATCGGCGCCGGCGATTCGCCGCACACGCTGCTCCACGTCCAACCCGATGGCGGGCTCGCCGACCAGCCAACCGGCAGGCTGAGCTTTCTGCCGTACGTCCACAATGTCGACTCGTTTGGCTACAACACGGCTCAGATCGCGGCCGGGACTCCGTACGAATCCGAGAGCTGGGGCTGGCTGCTCGACCCGGCGCACCACGGCAAGGTGGGTTTGGTCAACGAGCCGGCGATCGGGATTTTTGATGCGGCTTTGGCCGCCAAGGCGGGGGGTCTTGTCGACTTTGCCGACCTGGGCAATATGACCCGGGACGAGATCGACGCGCTGTTCGAGGTCTTGATCAAGCTCAAGCACGACGGGCACTTCAGCGGGATCTGGAGCTCCGTGCCCCAGTCGATTGAATTCATGGAGTCGGGCCGCGTGGCGATTGAGAGCATGTTCTCACCCGCCGTATCGGAGCTGAACGGCAAGGGGATCCCGGTCCGTTACGCCGCCCCGCGGGAGGGCTACCGCGGGTGGCACGGGGTGCTGTGCCTGTCTTCAAAAACTGAGGGCGCGGCGCTCGACGCCGCGTACGAGTACCTCAATTGGTGGCTCGAGGGCTGGCCCGGGGCCTACATGGCCAGGCAGGGCTACTACATCTCGATCCCCGACCGCGCCCGCGAGCACCTCTCGGCAGACGAGTGGGACTACTGGTACGAGGGTCTGCCCGCCCGCAGCGCCCTGCCGGGTGCGGACGGACGCACCGCCGTGCCGAAGGGGGACGTCCGCTCGGGCGGCTCCTACGTCGAACGCCTTGGCAATGTCGCGGTCTGGAACACCGTGATGGATTCCTACGAGTACAGCCTGATCCGTTGGTACGAGCTGCTGACCTCCTGA
- the aroH gene encoding chorismate mutase has product MPCRGVRGATTVDRNEREEILTATQQLLALIIRHNGIDKEDVASATFTVTKDLDAEFPALAARQIGWLDVPLLCGYEISVPGSLDNCIRVLLHWNTDKPQSEIHHVYARGAERLRPDLTNLPKIDLDELDSWINEQTQANK; this is encoded by the coding sequence ATGCCTTGCCGAGGAGTACGCGGCGCCACCACGGTCGATCGCAACGAGCGTGAAGAGATCCTCACCGCGACCCAACAGCTGCTCGCCCTGATCATCCGCCACAACGGCATCGACAAGGAGGATGTCGCGAGCGCGACGTTTACAGTCACCAAGGACCTCGACGCCGAGTTCCCGGCATTGGCCGCCCGCCAGATTGGTTGGCTCGACGTGCCCCTGCTATGCGGATACGAGATCAGCGTGCCCGGTTCGCTCGACAACTGCATCCGCGTCCTGCTGCACTGGAACACCGACAAGCCGCAGAGCGAGATCCACCACGTCTACGCCCGCGGTGCTGAGCGGTTGCGTCCGGACCTGACGAACCTGCCGAAGATCGACCTGGACGAGCTCGATTCCTGGATCAACGAACAAACGCAAGCCAACAAGTGA
- a CDS encoding PHP domain-containing protein — protein sequence MKTTLAFVLFLPRFLLASASLAFAAESEPRADHDRQWRRGNVHTHSHWSDGDDYLESIAAWYREHEYDFLVFTDHNVLADKDRWVRVDKTKGGREAYDKLKAQFPDWIDERGDGDALEVRLRRFDEVAKRMNQAGEFLLIPGEEISDAFERAPIHMNVSNVKERIEPQHGRDVFDTIQRNVRAAQEQRERTGQTMMIHLNHPNFGYAVTAEDLMRVQGERFFEVFNGHPGVHNHGDHTHAGVEQIWDIILAHRLAVFDLPLMYGLAVDDGHSYHGLPNRQSNPGRGWVMVLCDKLEAGSLIESMERGDFYASSGVRLESVACDDAGMTITVAPEPGENYTIEFIGTRQGTDLTGQPVLDDRGEPLRATRIYSDKVGEVLAKSIGEQASYAFQGDELYVRARVTSSQKHPNPSEEGDFKQAWVQPVLGPGVE from the coding sequence ATGAAAACTACGCTCGCGTTCGTTCTCTTCCTCCCCCGTTTCTTACTAGCATCCGCTTCCCTCGCCTTCGCGGCCGAATCCGAACCGCGGGCCGACCACGACCGCCAGTGGCGCCGCGGCAACGTGCACACCCACTCCCACTGGAGCGACGGCGACGACTACCTCGAGTCGATCGCGGCCTGGTACCGAGAGCACGAGTACGATTTCCTCGTGTTTACCGACCACAACGTCCTGGCCGACAAGGACCGCTGGGTGCGGGTCGACAAGACCAAGGGGGGCCGAGAGGCGTACGACAAACTCAAGGCCCAGTTCCCCGATTGGATCGACGAGCGTGGCGATGGCGACGCACTCGAGGTGCGGCTAAGAAGGTTCGACGAGGTGGCTAAACGCATGAACCAGGCGGGCGAGTTTCTGCTGATTCCCGGCGAGGAGATCAGCGACGCCTTCGAGCGTGCGCCGATCCACATGAACGTGAGCAACGTCAAAGAGCGGATCGAACCGCAACACGGCCGGGATGTTTTCGACACGATCCAGCGCAACGTCCGGGCCGCGCAAGAGCAGCGGGAGCGGACCGGCCAGACGATGATGATCCACCTGAACCACCCCAACTTCGGCTACGCGGTCACGGCGGAAGACCTTATGCGGGTGCAGGGCGAGCGGTTCTTCGAGGTTTTCAATGGCCACCCCGGCGTCCACAACCACGGCGACCACACCCACGCCGGCGTCGAGCAGATCTGGGACATCATCCTTGCGCACCGGCTGGCCGTGTTCGACTTGCCGCTGATGTACGGGTTGGCCGTTGATGATGGTCACAGCTATCACGGCCTACCTAATCGTCAGAGCAACCCCGGCCGCGGCTGGGTGATGGTCCTCTGCGACAAGCTCGAGGCCGGGTCGTTAATCGAGTCGATGGAGCGCGGCGACTTCTACGCCTCAAGCGGCGTGAGGCTAGAAAGCGTCGCCTGCGACGACGCCGGGATGACCATCACGGTCGCCCCAGAGCCGGGCGAGAACTACACGATCGAGTTCATCGGCACGCGGCAGGGGACCGACCTCACCGGCCAGCCGGTGCTTGACGATCGCGGCGAGCCCCTCCGCGCTACCCGCATCTACAGCGATAAAGTTGGCGAGGTCCTGGCCAAGAGCATTGGCGAGCAGGCCAGCTATGCATTTCAAGGCGATGAGCTGTACGTGCGGGCCCGGGTCACTTCCTCGCAGAAGCACCCCAATCCCTCCGAAGAGGGCGACTTCAAGCAGGCGTGGGTCCAGCCAGTTCTAGGGCCGGGCGTCGAATAA
- a CDS encoding glycerophosphodiester phosphodiesterase: MTSLSGAQIIVGHRGASHDAPENTLASFELAWRQGADGIEGDFHLTKDRRLICVHDYDMKRVSGDPRKVVDLTFDEIRSLDVGKWKAPEFAGEHPPTLEEMLATVPAGGRAVVELKTGPEIVDPFLSELGDAGFAHDKLVVIAFNEATIAACKRRLPEVKCHWLTGIKKKQGAWTPTVGEVGESVRRASVDGVGFQGVPEVLDAGFLQEAGIREFHVWTIDDAADARYFRELGALGITTNRPAWLREQLEKTP, encoded by the coding sequence ATGACTTCTCTGTCGGGCGCACAGATCATTGTCGGCCACCGCGGCGCCTCGCACGACGCGCCGGAGAACACCCTGGCCTCGTTCGAGCTCGCCTGGCGGCAGGGCGCCGACGGGATCGAGGGCGACTTCCACCTCACCAAAGACCGCCGGCTGATCTGTGTCCACGACTACGACATGAAACGTGTGTCCGGGGACCCACGGAAGGTAGTCGACCTGACGTTCGACGAGATCCGCTCGCTGGACGTCGGGAAGTGGAAGGCGCCGGAGTTCGCCGGCGAGCACCCCCCCACACTAGAAGAGATGCTGGCGACCGTGCCGGCAGGGGGCAGAGCCGTCGTCGAGCTGAAAACCGGGCCCGAGATCGTCGACCCGTTCTTGTCTGAGCTCGGCGACGCCGGGTTTGCCCACGACAAGTTGGTCGTGATCGCGTTCAACGAGGCGACCATTGCCGCTTGTAAACGCCGGCTGCCCGAAGTGAAGTGCCACTGGCTGACCGGCATCAAGAAGAAACAAGGGGCTTGGACCCCCACGGTCGGCGAGGTGGGCGAGTCGGTCCGCCGAGCGTCGGTCGACGGCGTCGGCTTCCAGGGGGTCCCCGAGGTGCTCGACGCCGGCTTCCTCCAGGAGGCTGGCATTCGCGAGTTCCATGTGTGGACCATCGACGACGCGGCGGACGCGCGGTACTTCCGCGAGCTCGGCGCGCTCGGCATCACGACCAACCGGCCCGCGTGGCTGCGGGAGCAGCTGGAAAAGACTCCTTAG